One Deltaproteobacteria bacterium genomic region harbors:
- a CDS encoding type II secretion system protein GspF, with product MAQFQYRAADPQGKIVEGTIEAAEEGGVVARLHDRGLIPIRIGAAAEGTRATAPRVALPSLPVLGRRRIKGRDLLVMTQELAALVSAGLPLDRSLATLAELSDNLELRRIITEVLHAVQGGKSLTEALGQHRVFPPLYVNMIRAGETGGFLEGVLQRLTEYLERAQQLRDEVRSALTYPILLTFAMSGSMMFLLVYVLPKFSSMFADLGRALPLSARLILGLSEGIRSYWWVGALGIAATVGGVRYSIRTPRGRYGWDQWRLRLPVVGLVLRKMEVASLARTLGTLLKSGVPMMQALGIVRETAGNQVIGRALGEVEVGVREGAGVAEPLGRSGVFPPLAVQMIAVGEETGRLDEMLLRAAEHYDRDVRVQIQQFTRLLEPALILIMGLGVGFIVISMLSAIFSVNDLPM from the coding sequence TTGGCGCAATTCCAGTATCGTGCGGCTGACCCTCAGGGGAAGATCGTCGAGGGGACGATCGAGGCGGCAGAGGAGGGTGGTGTCGTTGCGCGGCTGCACGACCGGGGCCTGATCCCGATCCGCATCGGCGCGGCGGCCGAAGGGACGCGGGCGACGGCGCCGCGTGTCGCGCTGCCGTCGCTGCCCGTGCTCGGGCGCCGGCGCATCAAGGGCCGCGACCTGCTGGTCATGACCCAGGAGCTGGCGGCGCTGGTCTCCGCCGGCCTGCCGCTCGACCGGAGCCTCGCCACGCTCGCCGAGCTGTCCGACAACCTGGAGCTCCGCCGCATCATCACCGAGGTGCTGCACGCGGTGCAGGGTGGCAAGTCGCTCACCGAGGCGCTCGGCCAGCACCGCGTCTTCCCGCCGCTCTACGTGAACATGATCCGCGCCGGCGAGACGGGCGGCTTTCTCGAGGGCGTGCTCCAGCGGCTCACCGAATACCTCGAACGCGCCCAGCAGCTGCGCGACGAGGTACGCTCGGCGCTGACCTACCCGATCCTGCTCACCTTCGCGATGAGCGGCTCGATGATGTTCCTGCTCGTCTACGTGCTGCCCAAGTTCTCCTCGATGTTCGCCGACCTCGGCCGTGCGCTGCCGCTGTCGGCGCGGCTGATCCTCGGCCTCTCGGAGGGCATCCGGAGCTACTGGTGGGTCGGCGCCCTCGGCATCGCCGCCACGGTCGGAGGCGTGCGCTACTCGATCCGCACGCCACGCGGCCGGTACGGCTGGGACCAGTGGCGGCTGCGGCTTCCGGTCGTGGGGCTCGTGCTCCGCAAGATGGAGGTCGCGAGCCTGGCGCGCACCCTCGGCACGCTCCTCAAGAGCGGCGTGCCGATGATGCAGGCGCTCGGCATCGTCAGGGAGACGGCCGGCAACCAGGTCATCGGCCGCGCGCTCGGCGAGGTCGAGGTGGGCGTGCGCGAGGGTGCGGGAGTGGCCGAGCCGCTTGGCCGCTCGGGCGTTTTTCCGCCGCTCGCGGTGCAGATGATCGCGGTCGGCGAGGAGACCGGCCGCCTCGACGAGATGCTGCTGCGCGCCGCGGAGCACTACGACCGCGACGTCCGCGTCCAGATCCAGCAGTTCACCCGGCTCCTCGAGCCCGCGCTCATCCTCATCATGGGCCTCGGAGTCGGCTTCATCGTGATCTCGATGCTGTCGGCGATCTTCAGCGTGAACGATCTGCCGATGTAG
- a CDS encoding phosphodiesterase encodes MGLLDRLRRAPRTGVPAPRVAVIGLDGVGVPLIRDLTARGLMPNLARLLAAGTLAPMRSSIPVISSVSWTSFMTGRNPGQHGVYGFTDVKPGTLTLFFPNFGNVRSETLWDVAGRAGKRSIVLNVPNTYPARPLDGLLVSGFVAVNLERAVHPASLLPRLQAEGYRIDVDYLNADQRPEVFFEDLVATLEARRRVYLALVREEPWDLFIGVVTECDRLHHYFWHQYVDPAAPHHARFLDFYRRLDDVLGALVAALPAGAALFIVADHGHTLIHREFYPNVWLREQGLLALKAEKPKGLADVDPASKVFVLDPGRVYLHREGRFPLGSVGRSEAEDLLGRVREGLLGLEDGSPGRPGDGRPVPRIFARDEIYRGPCLESAPDLVLDFTEGYDPKGAFGRTELFGRSALTGMHTYADALFFVNRPGVPTDGLDIVDLAPTILATLGVDPPADMDGRVRLPLEETSQARV; translated from the coding sequence CTGGGCCTCCTCGACCGGCTCCGGCGCGCCCCACGGACGGGCGTACCGGCGCCGCGAGTGGCGGTGATCGGGCTCGATGGCGTCGGCGTCCCGCTCATCCGGGACCTCACGGCGCGCGGGCTGATGCCGAACCTGGCGCGCCTCCTCGCCGCGGGGACGCTCGCGCCGATGCGCTCGTCGATCCCCGTCATCTCGAGCGTCTCGTGGACGAGCTTCATGACCGGGCGCAACCCCGGCCAGCACGGCGTCTATGGCTTCACGGACGTGAAGCCCGGTACGCTCACGCTCTTCTTCCCGAACTTCGGCAACGTACGGAGCGAGACGCTGTGGGACGTCGCGGGACGGGCGGGCAAGCGCTCGATCGTGCTGAACGTGCCGAACACCTATCCGGCCCGGCCGCTCGACGGGCTCCTCGTGTCCGGCTTCGTCGCCGTCAACCTCGAGCGCGCCGTCCACCCGGCGAGCCTCCTGCCGCGGCTCCAGGCCGAGGGCTACCGGATCGATGTCGACTACCTGAACGCCGACCAGCGGCCCGAGGTCTTCTTCGAGGACCTGGTCGCGACGCTGGAGGCGCGGCGCCGCGTCTACCTCGCGCTCGTCCGCGAGGAGCCGTGGGACCTCTTCATCGGCGTCGTCACCGAGTGCGACCGGCTCCACCACTACTTCTGGCACCAGTACGTCGATCCCGCCGCGCCCCATCACGCCCGCTTCCTCGACTTCTACCGCCGCCTCGACGACGTGCTCGGAGCGCTCGTGGCCGCGCTGCCCGCGGGCGCCGCGCTGTTCATCGTCGCGGACCACGGGCACACCCTGATCCATCGCGAGTTCTACCCGAACGTGTGGCTCCGCGAGCAGGGCCTGCTCGCTCTCAAGGCCGAGAAGCCGAAGGGTCTCGCCGACGTGGACCCCGCCTCCAAGGTCTTCGTCCTCGATCCGGGACGGGTCTACCTGCATCGCGAGGGACGCTTCCCGCTCGGGTCGGTCGGGCGCAGCGAGGCGGAGGACCTCCTCGGGCGCGTCCGCGAGGGCCTCCTCGGACTCGAGGACGGGAGTCCGGGACGGCCCGGCGACGGCCGTCCGGTGCCCCGCATCTTCGCGCGCGACGAAATCTATCGCGGGCCGTGTCTCGAGAGCGCCCCGGACCTGGTCCTCGATTTCACCGAGGGCTACGACCCGAAGGGTGCCTTCGGGCGAACGGAGCTCTTCGGGAGGAGCGCGCTCACCGGGATGCACACCTACGCCGACGCGCTCTTCTTCGTGAACCGCCCGGGTGTTCCCACCGACGGGCTGGACATCGTCGACCTGGCCCCGACCATCCTGGCGACGCTCGGCGTCGATCCGCCCGCCGACATGGACGGGCGGGTGCGTCTGCCTCTTGAAGAGACGTCGCAGGCGCGAGTCTAA